The DNA window GGAATGCCTGGCGATATAATCTTGGTCGACCCTAGTATGGGTagtaaattaaatgaataTTCAACTATAATAGCCCAGAGAATTCAAGATAGCAAAGAAAACCATATAGATGATCAGGAATATAAAGAATTGTTAGATCTTATGGATGAAACTTCCACTTCTAAGTTGAGCAACTTCAATGAATATGTTAAAGTTCCACCTGGGCATGTTTGGTTGACTGGTGATAATTTATCCTGCTCCGTGGATTCAAGAACATATAATTTTGTTCCTATGGGTTTAATTCGGGGCAAAATTGTTGCCGCTAATGATTTCAATAAAAGCTTCAATGACAATTTTTGGGGGTTCAGGtggataaaaaataactattTTACGTTAGGGGGAAAAGAATGATCCAAgattgtttatattttgttttccaaaattgtttgtttaACAGATAGGAAAATTAAACATAGATTACGTATATAACgtacatatatattgtatTTAACCAATTAAGCGATATGTTGAAGAAGggatgtatatatatatatatatacctttttttttcaattttattttttcaattttgtttttccccatcaaaatattcttttcaAAGTTCTGGCACCCAGCCATAAAGTTGGTAAAGTTAATAGAATAAAAACTTGGTACAAAGTTCCAAAAATGTCATGTACACCTAAATAGTATTGATAAAAACTATATTCTAAAGCAACCAAACCTGATATAAACCCCAAAGAATAAACAATTGTACCACATGATTTAGTCATAGTAACTTTAACATTAGTCACAAACAAAATGATTGTTAGTATGGAAACAGCAACGATAATTAATGAGAAAATAGTGGCAATTGAGCTATTAACCTGTTTTGGTGGGTTTTGGAAAACATGGTGGATTTCTGGCAAAACAGCGATTTGATTAGGAAAGATTTTGTCTTTATccaatttcaataaatcatctttcacttttttttcatcaagGAAAATGtcaaaaatatgtttttcaataaaagaGTCTTGACCTTCACAGTTATACGTTAATAGGGCTTTAATTGGAGTATTACCTTGAGTGGTAGAATGGAAATATAACATTGTTTGCGGAAAGTTTCTAACTGGTAAAGAAAAGACACATTTGCCATCAGAACATTTAGCTGAATGGTAAGTTTGTACACGGTCGTCacaatttaaaatcaaGGCTGCATGGTTTGGTTGGGATTCAGTTGCATCGATATTGAATTCAAAACTAATTGTTTGAGCTTTTGGATCAACTACAGAAATTGAACTTATTGTAGAGAAATCTGGTTTTAATTTAGTGACATTTTTACCAACTTTAACTATTGGATTGATAATACTGCTACCAGATGTTGCTGCTGATATATATTGAACAAATAAAgtgaaaaatacaaatattggAAAGAAATGCatgttataattattatttgaagttTCTTTTGTTTGACCAGTAGACAAATTTTTCTAATGAGTAGGAATGATCAAACCAATTCTTTCTGAAAATTGTTAGATGAAGTATATTCCAGAtgatgttgtttttgtttttttttttctttcctcaAAGGGTGAgtaaaatgtttttttgttgcgTTGGCttaaaaaaccaaaaaaaaaaaaaattaatagaaatgaaaataaaagcgaataaatagaaaaataaaacaataattttaattttttttaatttttttttttgtagctTTGTTCAGAAATAATTtacaatatatttattattaactcttgttattaattttttttttttttttgaagttTCTactaaaaatttgaaaaaataatgaacaAATTCATTCCAAACTaagttaaaaaacaaaaaaaaaaaaaaaaaaaaaagaaaaaaataattcaagTTTTGTTTAGTTTTGAAGGATAAAgagtatatatatcataaaATGCAATATAATTCGTTTGTATagcaatatatatatatatatatatatataatttttatcttcttAATCAATCAATTGGAATGTGCTATTGGTATGATCCAATC is part of the Saccharomycodes ludwigii strain NBRC 1722 chromosome III, whole genome shotgun sequence genome and encodes:
- the IMP1 gene encoding endopeptidase catalytic subunit IMP1 (similar to Saccharomyces cerevisiae YMR150C | IMP1 | Inner Membrane Protease) → MMATLGKTASYTIRTLCLVHLVHTNFYEFSETRGESMLPTLNATGDFVHVSKYYKDGKKIEIGDCIVASKPTDPHQRVCKRITGMPGDIILVDPSMGSKLNEYSTIIAQRIQDSKENHIDDQEYKELLDLMDETSTSKLSNFNEYVKVPPGHVWLTGDNLSCSVDSRTYNFVPMGLIRGKIVAANDFNKSFNDNFWGFRWIKNNYFTLGGKE
- the SWP1 gene encoding dolichyl-diphosphooligosaccharide-protein glycotransferase (similar to Saccharomyces cerevisiae YMR149W | SWP1 | Suppressor of a WbP1 mutation) codes for the protein MHFFPIFVFFTLFVQYISAATSGSSIINPIVKVGKNVTKLKPDFSTISSISVVDPKAQTISFEFNIDATESQPNHAALILNCDDRVQTYHSAKCSDGKCVFSLPVRNFPQTMLYFHSTTQGNTPIKALLTYNCEGQDSFIEKHIFDIFLDEKKVKDDLLKLDKDKIFPNQIAVLPEIHHVFQNPPKQVNSSIATIFSLIIVAVSILTIILFVTNVKVTMTKSCGTIVYSLGFISGLVALEYSFYQYYLGVHDIFGTLYQVFILLTLPTLWLGARTLKRIF